From Candidatus Hydrogenedentota bacterium, a single genomic window includes:
- the eutC gene encoding ethanolamine ammonia-lyase subunit EutC, whose amino-acid sequence MTEQEIRAVVEQVLRQMRQTDHPPESRQQEAPSEALPDIAAIDLRRQYLVEHPHDQAAFMAMKERTPARIGVGRAGARYRTETMLRFQSDHAAAQDAVFSNVSDEFLAKMHWPVYQTTCDSREDFLTRPDKGRTFDGETLGRIKASVPAGTQVVLYVADGLSSSAVQANAENILPVIKEGLDAAGVRVSEPFFVRFGRVATEDQIGEATGADVVCVLLGERPGLVTAESMSAYIAYKPTVGMAESRRTVLANIHRGGTPAVEAGAHIVDLIQLILEKKKSGTELPV is encoded by the coding sequence ATGACTGAGCAGGAGATCCGCGCGGTAGTCGAGCAGGTGCTCCGTCAGATGCGGCAGACGGATCACCCGCCGGAGAGCCGGCAGCAGGAAGCGCCGTCCGAGGCGCTGCCCGACATTGCCGCCATTGATCTGCGGCGGCAGTACCTTGTGGAGCACCCGCACGATCAGGCGGCGTTCATGGCGATGAAGGAGAGAACCCCCGCGCGCATCGGCGTGGGACGCGCGGGAGCACGGTATCGCACGGAAACCATGCTCCGCTTTCAGAGCGACCATGCCGCGGCGCAGGACGCCGTGTTCTCCAACGTGTCTGACGAGTTCCTTGCCAAGATGCACTGGCCTGTTTACCAGACGACGTGCGACAGCCGCGAGGATTTTCTGACCCGTCCCGACAAGGGAAGAACGTTTGACGGCGAAACCCTTGGCAGGATCAAGGCTTCCGTTCCGGCGGGCACGCAGGTGGTGCTCTATGTGGCGGACGGGCTTTCGTCCAGCGCCGTGCAGGCGAACGCCGAGAATATTCTGCCGGTCATCAAGGAGGGGCTTGATGCCGCGGGAGTCCGGGTCAGCGAGCCGTTCTTCGTCCGTTTCGGCCGGGTGGCGACGGAGGATCAGATTGGCGAAGCGACAGGGGCCGACGTGGTCTGCGTGCTCCTTGGCGAGCGGCCGGGGCTGGTGACCGCCGAGAGCATGAGCGCCTACATCGCCTACAAGCCTACCGTGGGCATGGCGGAAAGCCGCCGCACGGTGCTGGCCAACATCCACCGGGGGGGCACGCCTGCCGTGGAAGCCGGCGCGCACATTGTGGATCTGATCCAGCTGATTCTGGAGAAAAAGAAGAGCGGTACGGAGCTGCCGGTGTAA